A window from Leptothermofonsia sichuanensis E412 encodes these proteins:
- the rnc gene encoding ribonuclease III: MSPWLSPESFGLFSPGSLAVLAEFADTLTGMALSYPHRQKQLQHLIQKLGLPADTAIQWHLLNLALTHPTVSTAENYEQLEFVGDAVVRLAAAEFLYETYPHLPVGEYAAIRSVLVSDRILASIATSYSLERYLLIADSALKDPLGHESRMAQAFEAVLAALYLTTRTLELVRPWLDDHFNRLVDEILQDPARKNYKAALQEWSQAHYKTLPEYKVREAVARHGAEDRFTAEVWLQGQCLGQGSGRSIKAAEQAAAQVAFIAIRDR; the protein is encoded by the coding sequence GTGTCTCCATGGTTAAGTCCTGAGTCTTTTGGTTTATTTAGTCCAGGTTCCTTAGCTGTGCTGGCGGAATTTGCTGATACACTGACAGGAATGGCTCTTTCCTATCCCCATCGGCAAAAACAGCTCCAGCATCTGATTCAAAAGCTTGGATTGCCAGCAGACACTGCTATTCAATGGCATCTGCTGAATCTGGCGCTCACCCATCCGACGGTTTCGACTGCTGAGAATTATGAGCAGTTAGAATTTGTAGGCGATGCGGTCGTCCGGTTGGCGGCGGCTGAGTTTTTATATGAAACCTATCCGCATTTGCCCGTAGGCGAATATGCCGCCATCCGCTCGGTGCTGGTCAGCGATCGCATTCTGGCCAGCATTGCCACCAGTTACAGTCTAGAACGATATCTGCTCATTGCTGACAGTGCTTTGAAAGACCCGTTGGGGCATGAGTCTCGCATGGCACAGGCTTTCGAGGCGGTTCTGGCAGCTCTTTATTTAACTACACGCACGCTGGAACTGGTGCGCCCCTGGCTGGATGATCATTTCAACCGGTTGGTTGATGAAATTCTTCAGGATCCTGCCCGCAAAAACTACAAAGCCGCTCTACAAGAATGGAGTCAGGCTCACTATAAAACCCTGCCAGAGTATAAAGTCAGGGAGGCGGTTGCACGGCACGGGGCTGAAGACCGTTTTACCGCAGAAGTCTGGTTGCAGGGGCAATGCCTGGGACAGGGCAGTGGACGTTCAATCAAGGCGGCAGAACAGGCGGCTGCCCAGGTGGCATTTATTGCTATCCGCGATCGCTGA
- a CDS encoding Rieske 2Fe-2S domain-containing protein, with protein sequence MLWLDGAGKPAAVCDRCCHRSAQLSKGKVVEGNIRCPYHGWSFNADGVCVRVPQLEKSAIPRSYQVSAYHCQERYDYVWVCLGEPFARTLKIHYPNGLIHLIFNAVTPIDDQTSQMVQFCFRNDTEAEAKAEDVIAFDRIVTQEDQQVLETTDYDAPLSIQEEQHMPSDKPGILMRRRLAALLKEHGEVEQRRKD encoded by the coding sequence GTGCTTTGGCTGGATGGGGCGGGAAAACCAGCGGCGGTGTGCGATCGCTGCTGTCATCGTTCTGCCCAACTCTCGAAAGGCAAGGTTGTGGAGGGCAATATTCGCTGCCCTTACCACGGCTGGTCCTTCAATGCAGACGGTGTTTGTGTCAGGGTTCCTCAGTTAGAGAAAAGTGCCATTCCCAGAAGTTATCAGGTGAGTGCCTATCACTGCCAGGAACGGTACGACTACGTCTGGGTATGTTTGGGCGAACCCTTTGCACGCACCCTCAAAATCCATTACCCCAATGGTTTGATTCACCTGATTTTTAATGCCGTTACTCCCATTGATGACCAGACTTCTCAGATGGTGCAGTTCTGCTTCAGAAATGACACGGAGGCAGAAGCTAAAGCGGAGGATGTGATTGCCTTTGACCGAATTGTGACCCAGGAAGACCAGCAAGTGCTCGAAACTACGGATTATGACGCTCCCCTAAGTATTCAGGAAGAGCAGCATATGCCGTCAGACAAGCCTGGAATTTTGATGCGTCGTCGCCTAGCGGCTTTGTTAAAGGAACATGGAGAAGTTGAGCAACGGCGGAAGGATTGA
- a CDS encoding TRC40/GET3/ArsA family transport-energizing ATPase translates to MRVILMTGKGGVGKTSVAAATGLRCAELGYKTLVLSTDPAHSLADSFDMELGHDPRPVRPNLWGAELDALMELEGNWGAVKRYITQVLQARGLEGVQAEELAILPGMDEIFGLVRMKRHYDEGEYDVLIIDSAPTGTALRLLSIPEVGGWYMRRFYKPFQGISVALRPLVEPIFKPIAGFSLPDKEVMDAPYEFYEQIEALEKVLTDPTQTSVRLVMNPEKMVIKESLRAHAYLSLYNVGTDLVIANRILPNSVTDPFFQRWKESQQQHKQEIYDNFSPLPIKEVPLYSEEMCGLDALDRLKETLYGNSEDPSQVYYKETTLRVIQEQQYYSLELYLPGIAKNQIELSKTGDELNIRIGNHRRNLVLPQALAALQPSGAKMEEDYLKIRFANGASV, encoded by the coding sequence ATGCGCGTAATTTTGATGACGGGAAAGGGAGGTGTTGGAAAAACCTCTGTTGCTGCCGCCACCGGACTGCGTTGTGCTGAACTGGGTTATAAAACCCTTGTCCTGAGCACTGACCCTGCCCATTCCCTGGCAGATAGTTTTGACATGGAACTGGGGCATGACCCCAGACCTGTTCGCCCCAATTTATGGGGAGCCGAGCTTGATGCGCTGATGGAACTGGAAGGCAACTGGGGTGCTGTTAAGCGCTATATTACCCAGGTGTTACAGGCCCGTGGTTTAGAAGGAGTCCAGGCAGAAGAACTGGCAATCCTGCCCGGTATGGATGAGATCTTTGGTCTGGTTCGCATGAAACGCCATTATGATGAAGGCGAATACGACGTGTTGATTATTGACTCTGCCCCCACCGGCACTGCCCTGCGCCTGTTGAGTATCCCAGAGGTGGGAGGATGGTATATGCGCCGCTTCTACAAGCCGTTTCAGGGAATTTCCGTTGCTTTGCGCCCCCTGGTAGAGCCAATCTTTAAACCAATTGCCGGTTTCTCCTTGCCGGATAAAGAGGTGATGGATGCTCCCTACGAGTTTTATGAGCAGATTGAAGCCCTGGAAAAGGTTCTGACTGATCCCACTCAGACCTCTGTGCGGTTGGTCATGAACCCAGAAAAAATGGTGATTAAAGAGTCCCTGCGTGCCCACGCCTATCTGAGTCTGTACAATGTGGGTACCGACCTGGTAATTGCGAACCGAATTCTGCCTAACAGCGTGACGGACCCCTTCTTTCAACGCTGGAAGGAATCGCAACAGCAGCACAAGCAGGAAATCTACGACAACTTCTCGCCGTTGCCGATTAAAGAAGTGCCTCTGTACTCAGAGGAGATGTGTGGGCTGGATGCCCTGGATCGCCTCAAGGAAACCCTCTATGGCAACAGTGAAGATCCATCCCAGGTTTACTATAAAGAGACGACTCTGCGGGTGATTCAAGAACAACAGTACTACAGCTTGGAACTGTATCTGCCTGGAATTGCCAAGAACCAGATCGAGTTGAGCAAGACTGGGGATGAACTTAATATTCGCATTGGTAATCACCGGCGCAACCTGGTGCTTCCTCAGGCATTAGCGGCCCTCCAGCCCTCTGGAGCAAAAATGGAGGAAGACTACCTCAAAATTCGCTTTGCTAATGGTGCGAGTGTATAG
- a CDS encoding ABC transporter substrate-binding protein, with product MTRQNWTRREFMLGLGAATTVGALSSCQISADRSARGLTEEALAVEQVVKPESLEKPNITVGYVPVNDCAPFAIAWKKGFFRKYGLNVSLSREASWATSRDGIIFGRLDASPVVSGAVMNARTGAEGARHAPLCAGMTIHRHGNAMTMNRAMWDAGLRPWYEYNGNLEEVGRQFRAFFDRQTPENRVWAVVLSSAIYEYFIRYIAAAAGVEPDQEFRIIIVPPPQMVTNVRIGAMQGYMVAEPWNTRAITGNAGVGFTFAQGKEVWAGHPDRLLGVMESFIEQYPKTYRSLLKAMIEACQYCSKPENRPEVAELITGRSFTGAKPARGPIDKFTRPAILGEYNYGGFDGNDRIKTADDTTLFYDLPSHLARVAGDHSTFLWRSQAIWLMTQAARWGQIREIPANADELAAKGWRSDIYREVAAELGIECPREDYKMESPEAFIDHKGFDPSDPVGYLNSFEIRANRPHQIYVS from the coding sequence ATGACCAGACAAAATTGGACACGACGAGAGTTTATGCTTGGCCTGGGGGCTGCCACCACCGTTGGTGCATTGTCCTCCTGCCAGATCAGCGCTGATCGCTCTGCCCGGGGATTAACGGAAGAAGCCCTGGCAGTGGAACAGGTGGTGAAACCGGAGTCCCTGGAAAAGCCTAATATTACAGTCGGGTACGTCCCTGTCAATGACTGTGCCCCGTTTGCGATCGCCTGGAAAAAGGGATTCTTTCGCAAGTATGGGTTAAATGTCAGCCTGAGTCGGGAAGCCAGTTGGGCAACCTCACGGGATGGCATCATTTTTGGTCGTCTGGATGCCTCACCAGTGGTTTCGGGTGCAGTAATGAACGCCCGCACAGGGGCAGAAGGTGCCCGCCATGCCCCTCTCTGTGCCGGGATGACCATCCACCGCCACGGTAATGCCATGACCATGAACAGAGCCATGTGGGATGCGGGACTGCGTCCCTGGTATGAGTACAACGGCAATCTGGAGGAAGTTGGCAGACAGTTCCGCGCCTTTTTTGACCGCCAGACTCCAGAAAATCGTGTGTGGGCAGTGGTACTGAGTTCAGCCATTTATGAATACTTCATTCGCTATATCGCTGCCGCCGCCGGCGTGGAACCCGATCAAGAATTTCGCATCATCATTGTGCCGCCGCCCCAAATGGTGACGAATGTAAGGATTGGAGCGATGCAGGGCTACATGGTGGCAGAACCGTGGAATACTCGCGCTATCACTGGAAATGCTGGAGTCGGTTTCACGTTTGCCCAGGGAAAAGAAGTCTGGGCAGGGCACCCGGATCGCCTGCTGGGGGTGATGGAGAGCTTCATCGAACAGTATCCCAAAACCTACCGCTCCTTACTGAAGGCAATGATCGAAGCCTGCCAGTATTGCAGCAAACCGGAAAATCGGCCAGAAGTTGCAGAACTGATTACAGGTCGCTCTTTTACAGGTGCAAAACCCGCCAGAGGACCGATTGATAAATTTACCCGTCCAGCCATTCTGGGTGAATACAACTACGGCGGCTTTGATGGCAACGATCGCATCAAAACCGCAGACGATACCACCCTCTTTTATGACCTTCCCAGCCATCTTGCCCGCGTAGCAGGTGATCATTCCACTTTCCTCTGGCGATCGCAGGCTATCTGGCTCATGACTCAGGCAGCTCGCTGGGGACAGATCCGGGAAATTCCAGCAAATGCCGACGAGTTAGCAGCAAAAGGTTGGCGATCGGATATCTATCGGGAAGTCGCCGCTGAATTAGGGATTGAAT
- a CDS encoding amidohydrolase encodes MPATYTICGALIPIAEGYTTVDVQIEAERIGAIAASLPVVGTLVDATNKLLLPGFVNGHTHSPQFWQRGLIRQLPLELWLADVFDSSTRDLEKIYLGALGTAINTLLSGGTCLMDHLLPIPNYELETIAAAVRAYKEVGIRAFIAPMLQDQSFAAGLPEGMKSLALKPFPLSTGEVLAQMEAIITQFHEPEAGIYIAVGPTGFQRCSDELFAGCVELSDRYNLCRHTHLLETKAQYKLARERYGGSAVHHLYQLGFLDDRTSLAHAIWLDEPDIAILAETQSTVVHNPLSNLRLGSGIAPILKYRQAGVNVAFGCDGAASNDAQDLLESIKLGSILHNVTDFEYKHWITPRAAIAMASTGGFKGVNLADQVGSLTVGQVADLVLYDLTNLSLLPRTDPVQLLVLGRPAQAVDSVWVQGRRVVADGVMQSVDGDRFRQTLLHPAQEHSSPQFPMIHQVEAHYRTVMDLPECGFR; translated from the coding sequence ATGCCGGCCACTTATACAATTTGTGGTGCTTTGATCCCGATTGCAGAGGGATACACCACGGTGGATGTCCAGATTGAGGCAGAACGGATTGGGGCGATCGCAGCCAGTTTGCCCGTGGTGGGAACGCTGGTGGATGCCACCAACAAACTCCTGCTCCCAGGGTTTGTCAATGGACATACCCATTCGCCCCAGTTCTGGCAACGGGGGTTGATTCGTCAACTGCCCCTGGAATTGTGGTTAGCTGATGTCTTTGATTCTTCAACCAGGGATCTGGAGAAAATTTACCTGGGAGCACTGGGAACCGCCATTAACACACTGCTGTCTGGTGGTACCTGCCTCATGGACCACCTGTTACCCATTCCCAACTATGAACTGGAGACGATCGCGGCTGCCGTTCGGGCCTATAAAGAAGTTGGCATCCGCGCCTTCATCGCCCCCATGCTCCAGGATCAATCTTTTGCAGCGGGTCTTCCAGAGGGGATGAAATCCCTGGCGCTTAAACCTTTCCCACTGTCTACCGGGGAAGTGCTGGCGCAAATGGAAGCGATCATTACCCAATTTCATGAACCGGAGGCTGGAATTTACATTGCAGTTGGTCCCACGGGCTTTCAGCGCTGTTCCGATGAATTGTTTGCCGGATGTGTTGAACTCAGCGATCGCTACAACCTCTGTCGCCACACGCACCTGTTAGAAACCAAAGCTCAATACAAACTTGCCCGGGAACGGTACGGGGGCAGTGCCGTTCACCATCTGTATCAGTTGGGGTTCCTGGATGACCGGACTTCGCTGGCACACGCCATCTGGCTGGATGAACCAGATATTGCCATCCTGGCAGAAACCCAATCCACCGTGGTTCATAACCCCCTCAGCAACCTGCGGCTGGGCAGCGGGATTGCCCCCATTTTGAAGTACCGGCAGGCAGGGGTGAATGTTGCCTTTGGTTGTGATGGAGCGGCCAGTAATGATGCTCAAGATTTGCTGGAATCCATTAAATTAGGCTCCATTCTGCACAACGTCACAGACTTTGAATACAAACACTGGATTACGCCCCGTGCGGCGATCGCCATGGCATCCACCGGGGGATTCAAAGGAGTGAATCTGGCAGACCAGGTAGGTTCCCTCACAGTTGGACAGGTGGCTGATTTAGTGCTGTATGACCTCACAAATCTCTCACTCCTTCCCCGCACTGATCCGGTGCAACTACTGGTTTTGGGTAGACCTGCCCAGGCGGTCGATAGCGTCTGGGTACAGGGCAGGCGAGTTGTGGCAGATGGAGTCATGCAAAGTGTGGATGGCGATCGCTTCCGACAAACCCTGCTCCATCCAGCTCAGGAACATTCCAGCCCCCAGTTTCCCATGATCCATCAGGTCGAAGCACACTACCGGACCGTGATGGATTTACCCGAATGCGGGTTCAGGTAG
- a CDS encoding DUF2358 domain-containing protein: MNILEILKEDYQRFPLNQTYSVYADDVYFKDPMTEFRGIHRYQKMIGFIQKYFLNCKMDLHNIQQSDRTIRTDWTLSWNTPLPWKPPISISGWSELTLNAADKIVSHVDHWHCSRLDVLKQHFGR, translated from the coding sequence ATGAACATCCTGGAGATTCTAAAAGAAGACTACCAGCGCTTCCCTCTCAACCAGACCTACAGCGTCTACGCTGACGATGTTTATTTCAAAGACCCGATGACTGAATTCCGGGGAATTCATCGTTACCAAAAAATGATCGGTTTCATCCAGAAATACTTCCTCAATTGCAAAATGGATCTGCACAATATTCAGCAGAGCGATCGCACCATCCGCACCGACTGGACCCTAAGCTGGAATACCCCCCTGCCCTGGAAACCACCCATCTCCATTAGCGGTTGGAGTGAACTGACCCTCAATGCCGCAGACAAAATCGTCTCTCACGTTGACCACTGGCACTGTTCCCGGCTGGATGTCCTCAAACAGCACTTTGGACGATAG
- the cax gene encoding calcium/proton exchanger, with translation MSLKSIFSFKNLIFIGFLVFIPISLTAYFLKWGSLAVFLTAGLGIIPLAAWMGVATEEIAGVAGPSLGGLLNATFGNATELIIALVALNAGLIDVVKASLTGSIISNLLLVMGFAMLLGGLRYKEQEFQSVVARVNASSMNLAVIALLLPTAVDYTSDGIDEATIQTLSVAVAVVLILVYGLSLLFSMQTHTYLYEVGIAESENEDRTAETLAEGLTEEVSAPRPDLWVWVGVLLVSTLLVAIESELLVGTLEEATARLGLTALFTGVILLPVVGNAAEHATAVTVALKNKMDLSVSVAVGSSMQIALFVAPVLVIVGWFLGKPMDLDFNPFELVAVAVSVLIANSISSDGRSNWLEGALLLATYTVLGLAFYFHPVIEGIG, from the coding sequence ATGTCCCTTAAAAGCATCTTTTCCTTCAAAAACCTGATCTTCATTGGCTTTTTGGTCTTTATTCCAATTTCATTAACAGCCTATTTCTTGAAATGGGGATCGCTAGCCGTATTTCTGACGGCGGGGTTGGGGATCATTCCTCTGGCAGCCTGGATGGGGGTCGCCACTGAAGAGATCGCTGGGGTCGCAGGTCCCTCTCTGGGAGGATTACTCAATGCCACCTTTGGCAATGCGACTGAACTGATCATTGCTCTGGTGGCACTCAATGCGGGACTGATTGATGTGGTGAAAGCCAGCCTGACCGGGTCAATTATTAGCAATCTGCTGCTGGTCATGGGGTTTGCCATGCTATTGGGGGGATTGCGATATAAGGAGCAGGAGTTTCAGTCTGTGGTGGCGCGGGTCAATGCTTCATCCATGAATCTGGCGGTGATTGCCCTGCTGCTGCCCACAGCGGTTGACTACACTTCCGATGGGATCGACGAAGCCACTATTCAAACCCTGTCGGTAGCGGTGGCAGTCGTGCTGATTCTGGTCTATGGTTTAAGTCTTTTATTTTCTATGCAAACTCACACCTATCTCTATGAGGTGGGGATTGCTGAATCCGAAAATGAGGATCGGACAGCCGAAACACTGGCAGAAGGATTAACTGAAGAGGTGTCCGCTCCCCGCCCTGATCTGTGGGTCTGGGTTGGGGTGTTGCTGGTATCGACACTGCTGGTGGCGATCGAATCTGAATTGCTGGTCGGAACTCTGGAGGAAGCCACTGCCCGTCTGGGGCTGACTGCCCTGTTTACAGGGGTGATTCTGCTACCAGTCGTGGGCAACGCTGCCGAACATGCAACTGCTGTGACGGTTGCATTAAAGAACAAAATGGATCTGTCTGTATCGGTGGCGGTCGGTTCCAGTATGCAGATTGCGTTGTTTGTGGCTCCTGTGCTGGTGATTGTCGGGTGGTTCCTGGGTAAACCCATGGATCTGGACTTCAACCCGTTTGAACTGGTCGCCGTTGCCGTCTCTGTGTTGATTGCCAACTCAATTAGCTCCGATGGGCGATCGAACTGGTTAGAAGGAGCACTTTTATTAGCGACTTATACCGTCCTGGGGCTGGCATTTTACTTTCACCCAGTGATTGAAGGAATTGGGTAG
- a CDS encoding DUF3536 domain-containing protein: protein MTLSDIPADPNASQSLAAQLAIAEHLASSHDNGSVLLNRWQPSQSSPGIDPALDPLKTARGVYITVHGHFYQPPRENPYLDAIERQPSAAPFHDWNERIHYECYRPNAFARILDDRGQVMGIINNYEFLSFNIGPTLMNWMERYDIETYQRILEADRKSCERLNGHGNAIAQVYNHIIMPLANERDKRTQIRWGKEDFRSRFGREPEGMWLAETAVDYPTLEALVTEGIKFIILAPSQAQRCRPLPTADHPQPEWIEVGGSQIDPTRPYRCYLKGTETEGNQPGSHSPSPYIDIFFYDGPISRDMGFDDNALSSSYQFASRLGQAVRGDHRPAQLIAVATDGETFGHHKGGTEKCLAYSFVCEFPARGWTVTNFAHYLSLSPPEWEVELKPVTAWSCAHGVDRWQDDCGCGGGGEWHQQWRRPLRDALDWLRDQLIRVYEEAGRKVFCDPWLARDEYIQVIRDRTPRNIRAFLSRHQGHPLNAAEQTDALRLLEMQRHALLMYTSCGWFFEEISRPEGTQILRYAARALELAGDVTGIQLEKAFIKRLANAPSNVECFKQGAEIYRQLVKSAQISLEQVAAHYAISSLFTNFAKEQSVYCYTAHQVDYQLQRMGALTLAVGQLQLTSEITRETANLIFAVLHLGGWDFHCCIQPFSGRRDYSSLKDRLFEPLQRASAAQTILAMSQMFGNQSYSLQSLFAEERHRIMQLLTQETLTRLDQLYTQVYRDNYGVLMAFHRDDLPVPQELQVAAEVALSQRVLLSIRALEQESSDLSAETTSIGLNHLVELEAIATEAAHMRCQINLPEARQILERLIVRSLWNLLHKVDLATCDAQIQRLERLIDLGSDLKLGLSLAQAQELYFDCLNRWIIPECHHQMALIEASGTQPAKPSPTLLQLRSLLHLGQKLAVDVDNLLAQLSS, encoded by the coding sequence ATGACCTTATCTGACATCCCTGCCGATCCCAACGCAAGCCAGTCCCTGGCAGCTCAGTTGGCGATCGCTGAACACCTGGCATCCAGTCATGACAATGGCTCTGTTCTTCTAAATAGATGGCAGCCGTCACAGTCCAGCCCTGGCATCGACCCGGCTCTGGATCCCCTGAAAACCGCAAGGGGAGTTTACATTACCGTCCACGGTCATTTCTACCAGCCACCTCGAGAGAACCCCTACCTGGATGCCATTGAACGTCAGCCCAGTGCGGCTCCCTTCCATGACTGGAACGAGCGAATTCATTACGAATGCTACCGTCCGAATGCCTTTGCCCGGATTCTGGACGACCGGGGACAGGTGATGGGGATCATCAATAATTACGAGTTTCTCAGCTTTAACATTGGTCCCACCCTGATGAACTGGATGGAGCGCTATGACATTGAAACTTACCAGCGCATCCTGGAAGCAGACCGCAAAAGCTGTGAGCGATTAAATGGGCATGGCAATGCGATCGCCCAGGTCTACAACCACATCATCATGCCCCTGGCCAATGAACGGGACAAACGGACTCAGATCCGCTGGGGCAAAGAAGATTTTCGTTCCCGGTTTGGGCGCGAACCAGAAGGGATGTGGCTGGCAGAAACAGCCGTGGATTACCCCACCCTGGAGGCACTCGTCACTGAAGGGATCAAATTCATCATTCTGGCGCCTTCCCAGGCTCAGCGCTGTCGCCCTTTACCAACCGCTGACCATCCCCAGCCAGAATGGATTGAAGTGGGAGGTAGCCAGATTGATCCCACCCGCCCCTATCGCTGCTATTTGAAGGGAACAGAAACAGAAGGCAACCAACCCGGATCCCACTCCCCATCTCCTTACATCGACATCTTCTTTTACGACGGTCCCATCTCCCGCGACATGGGATTTGATGACAATGCCCTCAGCAGTTCCTACCAGTTTGCAAGTCGTCTGGGTCAGGCAGTCCGGGGTGATCATCGTCCAGCCCAACTGATTGCAGTCGCAACGGATGGCGAAACCTTTGGACACCACAAGGGGGGCACAGAGAAATGCCTGGCCTACAGCTTTGTCTGCGAGTTTCCTGCCCGGGGCTGGACTGTGACCAACTTTGCCCACTACCTGTCCCTCAGTCCACCGGAGTGGGAAGTAGAACTCAAACCTGTAACTGCCTGGAGTTGTGCCCACGGTGTTGACCGCTGGCAGGATGACTGTGGCTGTGGTGGTGGCGGTGAGTGGCACCAGCAGTGGCGGCGTCCCCTGCGAGATGCCCTGGACTGGCTGCGGGATCAATTGATCAGGGTCTATGAAGAGGCTGGTAGGAAGGTGTTTTGTGATCCCTGGCTGGCACGGGATGAGTATATCCAGGTGATTCGCGATCGCACCCCCAGGAACATTCGAGCCTTCCTCAGCCGCCACCAGGGGCATCCACTCAATGCTGCCGAGCAAACCGATGCCCTGCGTTTGCTGGAAATGCAGCGCCATGCACTGCTGATGTATACCAGTTGTGGCTGGTTTTTTGAAGAAATCTCCCGTCCAGAGGGAACCCAGATCCTGCGCTATGCTGCCAGAGCATTGGAACTTGCTGGAGATGTGACTGGCATCCAGCTTGAAAAAGCGTTTATTAAGCGTCTGGCAAATGCTCCCAGTAATGTGGAGTGCTTCAAACAGGGGGCCGAAATCTATCGTCAACTTGTGAAGTCAGCCCAGATCAGCCTGGAGCAGGTCGCTGCCCACTATGCCATCAGTTCCCTGTTCACCAATTTTGCCAAGGAACAATCGGTTTATTGCTATACCGCCCATCAGGTAGATTATCAACTTCAGCGCATGGGCGCATTGACCCTGGCAGTCGGACAACTCCAACTGACATCGGAGATTACGCGAGAAACGGCCAATCTCATCTTTGCGGTGTTGCACCTGGGCGGCTGGGACTTTCACTGCTGCATTCAACCTTTCTCTGGACGCCGGGACTACAGCTCACTGAAAGACCGGCTGTTTGAGCCATTGCAGCGAGCCAGTGCTGCCCAGACGATCCTGGCCATGAGCCAGATGTTTGGCAATCAGTCATACAGTCTGCAAAGCCTGTTTGCAGAGGAACGTCACCGCATCATGCAATTACTGACCCAGGAAACGCTTACCCGCCTGGATCAGCTTTACACCCAGGTCTATCGGGACAACTACGGAGTATTGATGGCATTTCATCGGGATGACCTGCCCGTGCCGCAGGAGCTTCAGGTGGCGGCTGAGGTCGCCCTCAGCCAGCGGGTGCTGCTGTCTATCCGTGCCCTGGAACAGGAGAGTAGCGATTTATCCGCGGAGACCACCTCAATCGGGCTGAATCACCTGGTAGAACTGGAAGCGATCGCAACCGAAGCGGCTCACATGCGCTGCCAGATTAACCTGCCTGAAGCCAGACAAATCCTGGAACGACTGATTGTGCGATCGCTCTGGAATCTTCTGCACAAAGTTGATCTAGCCACCTGTGACGCTCAAATACAACGTCTGGAGCGGCTGATTGACCTGGGTTCAGACCTGAAACTGGGGCTATCCCTGGCTCAGGCACAGGAACTTTATTTCGATTGCCTGAATCGCTGGATTATCCCTGAGTGCCACCATCAGATGGCATTGATTGAAGCCAGCGGAACCCAGCCAGCAAAACCCTCCCCTACTCTGCTTCAGCTCCGCTCCTTGCTCCACCTGGGACAAAAACTGGCCGTGGATGTGGACAATCTGTTAGCCCAGTTGAGCAGCTAG
- the ntrB gene encoding nitrate ABC transporter permease, with product MNIAAVFAAVARASWKRSKALVIRDTVILPGLGFLGLILLWWAIALFRRDLMPTPAEALVNNLDFILNPFYQRGPGDLGIGWLLLASLRRVLIGFLLGAVVAIPVGFLIGMSRPMMLALNPLIQILKPVSPLAWLPIALAIFNLANPSAIFVIFITSLWPTIINTSLGVSSVSQDFLDVARVLEMPRWRQIYKIILPASLPYIFTGLRISLGIAWLVIVAVEMLTGGIGIGFFVWDEWSRLNLSSVFLAVFVIGLTGLLLDFAIAQLQVLVTHRRPTAATN from the coding sequence ATGAATATTGCTGCGGTTTTTGCCGCAGTTGCTCGTGCCAGTTGGAAACGTTCAAAAGCGCTGGTCATTCGGGACACGGTTATTCTACCCGGACTGGGGTTTCTGGGATTGATTTTGCTCTGGTGGGCGATCGCCCTGTTTCGGCGCGACCTGATGCCCACCCCGGCGGAAGCACTGGTCAATAACCTGGACTTTATTCTGAATCCCTTTTATCAGAGAGGTCCTGGAGATCTGGGAATTGGCTGGCTGCTGCTTGCCAGTTTACGACGAGTGTTAATTGGCTTTTTGCTGGGGGCGGTGGTTGCGATTCCAGTTGGATTTTTAATTGGCATGTCCAGACCAATGATGCTGGCGTTAAATCCGCTGATTCAGATTCTCAAACCCGTGTCTCCTCTGGCGTGGCTACCCATTGCCCTTGCCATTTTCAATCTGGCTAATCCCTCTGCAATCTTCGTGATTTTCATTACATCCCTGTGGCCCACGATTATTAACACATCCCTGGGGGTTTCCAGTGTTTCTCAGGACTTTCTGGATGTGGCAAGGGTGCTGGAAATGCCCAGATGGCGACAGATTTATAAAATCATTTTGCCCGCCAGCCTGCCTTACATCTTTACTGGATTGCGGATCAGTTTAGGAATTGCGTGGCTGGTGATTGTGGCCGTCGAGATGTTAACGGGGGGAATTGGTATTGGCTTCTTCGTCTGGGATGAATGGAGCCGTTTGAACCTCAGTTCTGTTTTCCTGGCGGTGTTTGTGATTGGTTTGACCGGGCTGCTACTCGACTTTGCGATCGCTCAATTGCAAGTCCTGGTGACCCATCGCCGCCCCACCGCGGCAACAAATTAG